In the genome of Rhodothermales bacterium, the window TCCGAGGCCCAGGCCAGATCCACCGTCAGCGTGTTTCCAGCAAGGAGTGACGAGGCCAGGGTGTAGTCCTGGTCGGCCGACGGATCGAACTCGGCCTTGCAGAAATCGTGGGCCTCGTCCGGAAACGAAAAGACGACGGCCGGATCGGTATCGACATACGGCGCGGTATAGACGACATCCAGCCGGCTGGCGCTCACGCTCGGCGCCGGCGCCAATCGACGTTTGCCGAGCGAAGGCGCGGAGGCCGCCTTGGCGTCGCGGTTGGCCCGGATCGTGGCCTCGATCCGGGCGCGAGCGACGGCGTCGAGATCGGGCGAGACGCTGCCCGCCTGAATGCGCTGCGACTGCGCGCGGGCGTCCGTCGTGACCACAGCGGGCGCCGCGAGGATGGATAGCAGGACAAAAATAGCCAGCGGAACGGCAGCCGGCTTCGTGGTTGCGCGTTTGGCAAACATCTAGTGATAGAGCTTGGAGTGGCGATCAACGAGGTGTCTTTCGACGACCCGCGCGCCCAGGGCAACGCGGACGAGTAGAAGGCGGCAATCGATGGGAAACCGGGGGACAACAGGAAGATGTGGGTGCTATGCCGGTCTACTCGCTTGCAACAGACGCCGAAAAACCTACCAGATTATCCCAACAAAAAAGCGGAATTCCAAATGTGGCCCGCAGATATTAAGCGGGAGACGTGGCATGTACGGTATCGGCCGGCTCCATGATGGCGGCGACCCGCGCCGTCGCGTCGTCGCGGCGATCATGGCGGAGGAGTTCGAGGATGTCGCTGTCCACCAGTTCGTACCAGCGCGCGCGACGGGTCTCGAAGTCCGGAAACCGTGCCACCATCTCGTGGCGCAGCGCGCCCATCATCTCCAGAAACGTCCCGTATTCCGGGCCAAACGTCTGCTCGAACTGCTGCCTGAGGCGCACGGAGAGCGCCGGCGCGCACCCGCTGGTCGAAATGGTGATCACGAGCGGCCCCCGCCGGATGACCGAGCCGGCGACGAAATTGCAGTACTGCACGTCGTCCATGGCGTTGATGAGGGTTTTCTCCCGATTGGCCTCCTCCCAGATCGGCCGCTTCTCGCTTTCGTATTTACAGGAGACGATCGTCAGAAACGCCCCTGCCAGATCGCCCTCGGCGTAAAATCGGGGCTCCCAACGCACCAGTCCGGCCGCCACGGCCTCTTGGAGGGCCGGCGACAGCGTAGGGTTCACGACGAGCACATCGGCCCCGTGGTCGTGTAACTCAAGCGCTTTTCGCTCGGCCTCGTGATCTCCGCCAAACACGACGCAACGCCGGCCCGACAGGTCGTTCAGCAGGATGGGGTAGACGTTCATGCCGCCTGGGTGTTGAGGTGAATGCCGCACTCGACTTTGCCCATGCCGGCCCAGCGACCCGCGCGCTCGTTTTCGCCGCTCGCCACCGCCCGCGTACAGGGCATGCATCCAATACTGGGATACCCCTGGTCGTGCAGTTCGTTGTAAGGCAGTTCGTTCACACGGATATACGTCCACACATCCTCCGACGTCCAGAACGCGAGCGGATTGATCTTGACCAGCCCGTTCGTCGCGTCCCAATCAATCACCGACGCCCGCGACCGCGTGGCCGCCTGGTCACGGCGGATGCCGGTAATCCAGGCCTCTTTATCCTTGAGAAAAGACCGCAACGGCAGCACTTTACGAAGAAAGCAGCATTGATGGGCATTACGCTCCCACAACGCCGGCCCATGCTCGGCCTCCTGATCCGCCACCGACAGCCCGCCGTGCACGCGCACGAAGTTCACGCCGAGCAACTCGGCAAGCCGGTCCTTCAGGGCGTACGTCTCGGGAAAAAGCAGATCGGTGTCCAGATAAAACACGTCGGCGCCGGGCCGCAGCTGGCTGAGGATGTGTGTAAGCACGATGCCGGACGTGCCGAAGCCGGTTGCCATGGCGACGTCGTCGCCAAAGGTCTCGTAACTCCACTGAAGGATGGCCCTGGGCGAAGCGGATTCGAGGTTCGCCTGCAAGGCTTGAAGCTGTTTCGGTGTCCAGCGAGGGTTTTCCATCTGCCGTGTACTCAGGCGGAGAGTGCTACAATGTGTTCCGAAAAAGGCGTTCTTATGCGATCGAT includes:
- a CDS encoding phosphoadenylyl-sulfate reductase, with amino-acid sequence MENPRWTPKQLQALQANLESASPRAILQWSYETFGDDVAMATGFGTSGIVLTHILSQLRPGADVFYLDTDLLFPETYALKDRLAELLGVNFVRVHGGLSVADQEAEHGPALWERNAHQCCFLRKVLPLRSFLKDKEAWITGIRRDQAATRSRASVIDWDATNGLVKINPLAFWTSEDVWTYIRVNELPYNELHDQGYPSIGCMPCTRAVASGENERAGRWAGMGKVECGIHLNTQAA
- a CDS encoding bifunctional precorrin-2 dehydrogenase/sirohydrochlorin ferrochelatase encodes the protein MNVYPILLNDLSGRRCVVFGGDHEAERKALELHDHGADVLVVNPTLSPALQEAVAAGLVRWEPRFYAEGDLAGAFLTIVSCKYESEKRPIWEEANREKTLINAMDDVQYCNFVAGSVIRRGPLVITISTSGCAPALSVRLRQQFEQTFGPEYGTFLEMMGALRHEMVARFPDFETRRARWYELVDSDILELLRHDRRDDATARVAAIMEPADTVHATSPA